CGTCTGATGTGGCAAACGGCAGGTGAACGGCCCGTTACGCCGGCGTAGACCCGGTGGCTTTCCGGCCAAAACGTGACGGCGGGGCGGTGCGGCAATTTTAATGAGCCGGGTCACAGTTTATGCTTGGTCAAACACCCATATCGACCTGGAGGTCCACAGCATGACTCTCAGAAAGAAAGCGTTCGGGGCGCTGGCTGCCACCACCCTGGTATTCGGCCTGGCTGCCTGCGGCGACTCCGACTCCGGCAACGGTGACTCGGCCAACGGCGGCGGCGACGGCAACGGGGGCGGCGACAACTACGTGACCGCCAACGGCACCGAGCCGCAGAACCCGCTCATCCCGTCCAACACCAACGAAGTGGGCGGCGGCAACATCGTCGACCTGATCTACTCCGGCCTCGTCTACTACGACGCCGAGGGCAAGATCCACAACGAGATGGCCGAGTCGATCGAGCCGGAGGGTGACAAGACCTTCCGCGTCACCCTCAAGGACGGCTGGACCTTCGCCGACGGCACTGAGATCACCGCGCAGCACTTCGTGGACACCTGGAACCACGCGGTGGCCAACTCCCACCTCTCCGCCTACTTCTTCGAGCCGATCATGGGCTACGAGGAGGGTGCCGAGTCCATGGAGGGCCTGCAGGTCGTCGACGACAAGACCTTCACCATCGAGCTCAACCAGCCCGAGGCCGACTTCCCGCAGCGTCTGGGCTACTCCGCCTTCTACCCGCTGCCGGACGAGGCACGCGAGGACGAGGCCGCCTTCGGCGAGAACCCGAACGGTAACGGCCCCTACAAGCTCCTGGAGTGGAACCACAACCAGGACGCCACCGTCGTCCCGAACGAGGAGTACCAGGGCGAGCGCACCCCGCAGAACGACGGCATCAAGTTCGTCTTCTACGCCCAGCAGGACGCCGCCTACAACGACCTCCTGGCCGGCAACCTCGACACCCTGGACGCCATCCCGGACATCGCCTTCTCCACCTTCGAGGACGAGCTCGGCGAGCGCGCCGTGAACCAGCCCTCCGCCGTCTTCCAGTCCTTCACCATCCCGGAGAGCCTCGAGCACTGGGGTGGCGAAGAGGGCAAGCTGCGCCGCCAGGCCCTGTCCCACGCCATCGACCGCGAAGAGATCACCAACACCATCTTCGAGGGCACCCGCACCCCGGCCACCGACTTCACCTCCCCGGTCCTCCCGGGCTACGACGGTGACGTCGCCGGCAACGATGTCCTCGACTTCGATCCCGAGCGCGCCAAGGAGCTGTGGGCCCAGGCCGACGAGATCGCTCCGTTCACCGGTGAGTTCACCCTCTCCTACAACGCCGACGGTGGCCACCAGGCCTGGGTCGACGCGGTGACCAACTCCATCCGCAACAACCTCGGCATCGAGGCTGTGGGCAACCCGTACCCGGACTTCAAGTCCCTGCGCGATGACGTCACCGGCCGCACCATCCAGGGCGCCTTCCGTGCCGGCTGGCAGGCCGACTACCCGTCCGCGGGTAACTTCCTCGGCCCGCTCTACGGCACCGGCGCCGGCTCCAACGACGGCGACTACTCCAACCCGGACTTCGACGCCAAGCTGGCCGAGGCCGCAGGCTCTGACTCCCCGGAGGCGGCCGCCGGCATCTACAACGAGGCCCAGGAGATCCTGTTCCAGGACCTGCCGGCCATCCCGCTCTGGTACTCCAACGTCGCGGGCGGCTACAGCGAGAACGTCGACAACGTCACCTTCTCCTGGAAGTCTGTCCCGGTGTACTACGAGATCACCAAGCAGTAGACCGCCACGGACCACGATCTGATCCGTGACATCTGACCAGTTCGACTTACCCCGCGTGAGGGTCACTCACGCGGGGTTTGGTCGTGCCTGCGGTCAGGTGCCCGAACGGATCTAGCTAAGGAATAGTTATGTTGCGCTACATCGGGCGACGACTGCTCCAGATGATCCCCGTGTTCTTCGGAGCCACGCTGCTCATCTACGCACTCGTCTTCCTCATGCCCGGCGACCCGGTCGAAGCCCTCGGCGGCGACCGCGGACTGACCGAGGCCGCTCGCGCCCGCATCGAGGCCGAGTACAACCTGGACAAACCCTTCATCGTCCAGTACCTGCTCTACATCAAGGGCATCTTCACGCTCGACTTCGGCACCACCTTCTCCGGCCAGCCCGTCTCCAGCGTGATGGCCAACGCCTTCCCGGTCACCATCAAACTGGCCGCCATGGCGCTGGTCTTCGAGGCCGTCTTCGGCATCATCTTCGGTGTCATCGCCGGTGTCCGTCGCGGCGGCATCTTCGACTCCACCGTCCTGGTCATGTCGCTGATCGTCATCGCCGTGCCGTCCTTCGTCATCGGCTTCGTCCTCCAGTTCCTCGTGGGTGTGAAATGGGGGATCCTGCCGGTCACCGTCGGCTCGAGAGAGGACTTCACCTCGCTGCTCATGCCGGCGGTCGTGCTGGGAGCTGTGTCCTTCGCGTACGTGCTCCGCCTGACCCGGCAGTCCGTCAGTGAGAACCTGCGCGCCGACTACGTCCGTACCGCCCGGGCCAAGGGCCTGAGCAACGGCCGGGTCATGGGCCGACACGTCCTGCGTAACTCGCTCATCCCGGTGGCCACCTTCCTGGGTGCGGACCTGGGTGCGCTCATGGGTGGCGCGATCGTCACCGAGGGCATCTTCGCCATCAACGGCGTCGGTGGCTCGATCTACCAGGCCATCATCAAGGGCGAACCGACCACGGTCGTGTCCTTCACCACCGTGCTGGTCATCGTGTACATCATCGCCAACCTCATCGTGGACCTGATCTACGCCGTGCTCGACCCGAGGATCCGATATGC
Above is a window of Corynebacterium suedekumii DNA encoding:
- a CDS encoding peptide ABC transporter substrate-binding protein yields the protein MTLRKKAFGALAATTLVFGLAACGDSDSGNGDSANGGGDGNGGGDNYVTANGTEPQNPLIPSNTNEVGGGNIVDLIYSGLVYYDAEGKIHNEMAESIEPEGDKTFRVTLKDGWTFADGTEITAQHFVDTWNHAVANSHLSAYFFEPIMGYEEGAESMEGLQVVDDKTFTIELNQPEADFPQRLGYSAFYPLPDEAREDEAAFGENPNGNGPYKLLEWNHNQDATVVPNEEYQGERTPQNDGIKFVFYAQQDAAYNDLLAGNLDTLDAIPDIAFSTFEDELGERAVNQPSAVFQSFTIPESLEHWGGEEGKLRRQALSHAIDREEITNTIFEGTRTPATDFTSPVLPGYDGDVAGNDVLDFDPERAKELWAQADEIAPFTGEFTLSYNADGGHQAWVDAVTNSIRNNLGIEAVGNPYPDFKSLRDDVTGRTIQGAFRAGWQADYPSAGNFLGPLYGTGAGSNDGDYSNPDFDAKLAEAAGSDSPEAAAGIYNEAQEILFQDLPAIPLWYSNVAGGYSENVDNVTFSWKSVPVYYEITKQ
- a CDS encoding ABC transporter permease, yielding MLRYIGRRLLQMIPVFFGATLLIYALVFLMPGDPVEALGGDRGLTEAARARIEAEYNLDKPFIVQYLLYIKGIFTLDFGTTFSGQPVSSVMANAFPVTIKLAAMALVFEAVFGIIFGVIAGVRRGGIFDSTVLVMSLIVIAVPSFVIGFVLQFLVGVKWGILPVTVGSREDFTSLLMPAVVLGAVSFAYVLRLTRQSVSENLRADYVRTARAKGLSNGRVMGRHVLRNSLIPVATFLGADLGALMGGAIVTEGIFAINGVGGSIYQAIIKGEPTTVVSFTTVLVIVYIIANLIVDLIYAVLDPRIRYA